The Pecten maximus chromosome 14, xPecMax1.1, whole genome shotgun sequence genome includes a region encoding these proteins:
- the LOC117342619 gene encoding acid-sensing ion channel 5-like: protein MADDNGESLKDVLKDLGENTSVHGIPKILTSKNRLLKVFWLVVFLGTSAYLCLQMYALFEDYYSYPIETTVSLKFNAIQYPAVSFCNMNPLKKSMLPETPQKLQDSLKPEQVR, encoded by the coding sequence ATGGCCGACGACAATGGTGAATCGCTTAAAGATGTTCTCAAAGATCTAGGAGAAAATACATCAGTTCATGGTATTCCAAAAATACTGACTTCCAAAAACAGGTTGCTGAAGGTATTTTGGTTGGTTGTGTTCTTGGGAACTTCGGCCTATCTATGTCTCCAAATGTATGCACTGTTCGAGGATTACTACTCATACCCTATAGAAACTACGGTCTCCCTCAAGTTCAATGCCATTCAGTATCCAGCTGTgtcattctgtaatatgaacCCTCTGAAGAAATCCATGCTGCCCGAAACTCCACAAAAATTGCAGGATTCCCTGAAACCAGAACAGGTACGTTGA